Proteins co-encoded in one Malus sylvestris chromosome 7, drMalSylv7.2, whole genome shotgun sequence genomic window:
- the LOC126629922 gene encoding two-component response regulator-like APRR5: protein MGGVGMNSEDVEAKSRAEAEKKDGGECDSSVGTMRWEKLLPTMNMRVLLVEADDSTRHIIAALLRKCSYRVAAVADGLKAWEILKARPHNIDLILTEVDLPSISGFALLTLIMEHEICKNIPVIMMSSQDSISTVYKCMTRGVSDYLVKPIRKNELTNLWQHVWRRQSLARNGLLDESVGQQKIEATFENDAASNHSSGYMACVKENMGKGTDSQSSCTKPDFETESAPVDMQEYSPQIQGKTSLGDLRMQKDEAHAKFGEKLLTREKAARGTTEPADENTDTAVSPGKGAKPESQRRDDNMTSEACDNNDLLVNSSRDITDFIGAFSKYPSSNQRNSSSSHTPSMFDSAPQLDLSLRRPDSSGFENRVNEKRHALGHSNASAFSRYINRPMQPQKTSLCDQQKAYEATCEMQTSNTNADCDTSPTTLSTPRSIITLATGQSNQSEIGTSLPEQRLFPHPVPVKGIRFNNLSNGYGTVLPPMFGTQSSPSPMPSSAAQQEPSFLMNTFYPANLQKDKTEQVYGTLYQNTKGTVDQTMQNQDQRFDEDRGHMSSATDQSASSSFCNGNTGHLSSMGYGSACGSNNVDQVAMFRAAPESKNEDSFFNQNGNSYRSIQREAALNKFRLKRKDRCYDKKVRYESRKKLAEQRPRIKGQFVRQASTDPSPAETDGNIF, encoded by the exons atgggcGGGGTGGGTATGAATAGCGAGGACGTGGAAGCGAAGTCGAGAGCAGAGGCGGAGAAGAAGGACGGCGGCGAGTGCGATTCTTCCGTCGGGACGATGCGGTGGGAGAAGCTGCTGCCGACGATGAACATGCGGGTGTTGCTGGTGGAAGCTGATGACTCCACCAGGCATATTATAGCTGCGCTTCTCAGGAAATGTAGCTACAGAG TTGCTGCTGTAGCTGATGGCTTAAAGGCTTGGGAGATACTGAAGGCACGGCCTCATAACATAGATCTCATACTGACAGAAGTCGATCTGCCATCGATATCTGGATTTGCTTTGCTTACGCTAATCATGGAGCATGAGATCTGCAAAAACATTCCTGTTATAA TGATGTCCTCTCAGGATTCAATTAGCACGGTTTACAAATGCATGACGAGAGGCGTTTCTGACTATCTAGTCAAGCCTATTAGGAAGAATGAGCTGACGAATTTGTGGCAGCATGTTTGGAGAAGACAATCT TTAGCCCGAAATGGCCTCCTTGATGAGAGCGTTGGACAACAAAAGATCGAAGCAACTTTTGAAAATGATGCTGCAAGCAATCATTCAAGTGGCTATATGGCATGTGTTAAGGAAAACATGGGAAAAGGGACCGATTCTCAG AGCTCTTGTACAAAGCCAGACTTCGAAACTGAGAGTGCCCCTGTGGATATGCAGGAATATTCACCGCAAATACAGGGAAAAACTTCTCTTGGTGACTTGAGAATGCAGAAAGATGAAGCACACGCCAAATTTGGTGAGAAATTGCTTACGCGTGAAAAAGCAGCTAGAG GAACAACCGAGCCTGCCGATGAAAACACTGACACAGCAGTTTCACCAGGCAAGGGTGCCAAGCCAGAAAGTCAGAGGAGGGATGATAATATGACTAGTGAAGCTTGTGACAACAACGATCTACTTGTCAACTCTTCTAGAGATATCACGGACTTCATTGGAGCATTCAGTAAATATCCAAGTAGCAACCAGAGAAATTCTTCTTCAAGTCATACACCTAGCATGTTTGATTCTGCTCCACAGTTGGATCTATCCTTGAGAAGACCTGATTCCAGTGGCTTTGAGAATCGAGTTAATGAGAAAAGGCATGCCCTTGGCCATTCTAATGCTTCTGCCTTTTCAAG ATACATCAACAGGCCAATGCAGCCCCAGAAAACATCACTGTGCGATCAGCAAAAGGCATATGAAGCTACATGCGAGATGCAAACATCTAATACCAACGCTGATTGTGATACTTCTCCTACAACTTTAAGTACTCCCAGGAGTATTATCACTCTGGCTACTGGTCAGTCTAACCAATCTGAAATTGGAACGTCACTCCCTGAGCAGAGATTATTTCCTCATCCAGTTCCCGTGAAAGGCATAAGGTTTAACAATCTAAGCAATGGGTATGGTACTGTGCTACCTCCAATGTTTGGTACACAATCAAGTCCATCGCCAATGCCTAGTTCAGCTGCCCAGCAGGAACCCTCGTTCCTAATGAATACCTTTTATCCCGCAAATCTTCAGAAAGATAAAACTGAGCAAGTTTACGGCACACTTTATCAAAATACCAAAGGTACCGTGGACCAAACAATGCAGAATCAGGATcaaagatttgatgaggatcgAGGGCATATGTCCTCAGCAACCGATCAGAGTGCGAGTAGTAGTTTCTGTAATGGCAATACTGGTCATCTTAGTAGCATGGGGTACGGAAGTGCTTGTGGAAGCAACAATGTCGATCAGGTGGCTATGTTTAGGGCTGCGCCAGAGAGCAAGAATGAAGACAGTTTCTTTAATCAAAACGGAAATTCTTATCGATCCATCCAAAGAGAAGCAGCTCTAAACAAGTTCCGCTTGAAGCGCAAAGATAGATGCTACGACAAGAAG GTTCGCTACGAGAGCAGAAAGAAACTCGCAGAGCAGCGTCCCAGAATAAAAGGGCAGTTTGTCCGTCAAGCGAGTACTGATCCTTCACCTGCAGAAACTGATGGCAATATATTTTAG
- the LOC126627747 gene encoding NDR1/HIN1-like protein 26 — protein MSEALTKSPKHCGNKQGLNISKLYRKLFLLFSTFATTILSIILLVWLILRPTKPEFSLKEADIYQLNLSGGHLLNSSVQLTLLSKNPNQKVGIYYDELKVYAVYKGQQITLYTSLPPFYQGHEDTNVLTASLVGIGLPVDPSFGYEVGRDQTAGRLVLNLKVIGRIRWKVGTWVSGKYRVTVDCLAVMAFGPYVPTGPLTARQGTQCSTNV, from the coding sequence ATGTCTGAAGCCCTCACAAAATCTCCTAAACACTGTGGCAACAAACAAGGACTTAACATTAGCAAGCTCTACAGGAAGCTTTTCTTACTATTCTCTACATTTGCCACCACAATTCTCTCCATAATACTACTCGTCTGGCTCATCCTTCGACCCACGAAACCCGAGTTCTCCCTCAAAGAAGCCGATATCTACCAGCTGAACCTCTCCGGCGGTCACCTCCTCAACTCGTCCGTCCAACTCACCCTCCTTTCGAAAAACCCTAATCAGAAAGTCGGGATTTACTATGACGAGCTTAAAGTCTACGCTGTATACAAGGGCCAGCAAATCACTCTTTACACTTCTCTTCCTCCGTTTTACCAAGGACATGAAGACACCAATGTCTTGACAGCTTCTCTGGTGGGAATAGGTCTGCCGGTGGATCCCTCGTTTGGCTATGAAGTGGGACGTGATCAAACGGCTGGTAGACTGGTTTTGAATCTCAAAGTGATAGGACGAATTCGATGGAAGGTTGGAACTTGGGTTTCCGGGAAATATCGGGTTACCGTGGATTGTCTTGCTGTTATGGCTTTTGGTCCTTATGTTCCAACTGGTCCTCTCACTGCAAGGCAAGGGACTCAATGCTCTACCAACGTCTGA
- the LOC126630408 gene encoding uncharacterized protein LOC126630408 produces MPPPPQQPICNNLPTLPDLLLTAISISFLFSSSARATLLSKTPFSHLPSCPRRLFKIPTMSLHHHPQQHRFATPQSLSEWLKPRLLSDSLASWGVKPGTKNVHNLWLELSEGESFLADSSPPVRTVHVVTVRIIDDKSRVLIEAHQELSDGSVRSRGRPLSEKMKPGEDHESAANRAVMEELGSILNSASNGIVKIVPGSYEKRVEERHSMSYPGLPACYVLHSVDAWVEGLPEGEFCTEEEQEYPNGGAMSIAHEAVSVKKHFWKWVSLDSIN; encoded by the coding sequence ATGCCGCCGCCGCCGCAACAACCGATCTGCAACAACCTCCCAACGCTACCCGATCTCCTCCTGACGGCGATCTCCATCTCCTTCCTCTTCTCCTCCTCCGCCCGAGCTACCCTCCTCTCCAAAACCCCATTTTCCCATTTACCTTCCTGCCCTCGCCGCCTTTTCAAAATCCCCACCATGTCTCTCCACCACCACCCCCAGCAGCACCGCTTTGCAACCCCGCAGTCCCTCTCCGAGTGGCTCAAGCCCCGATTGCTCTCCGACTCTCTCGCCTCTTGGGGGGTCAAGCCTGGCACCAAGAACGTCCACAACCTCTGGCTCGAGCTCTCCGAAGGCGAAAGCTTTTTAGCCGATTCATCCCCGCCGGTTCGAACGGTTCACGTTGTCACGGTCCGGATCATCGACGATAAATCCCGGGTTTTGATCGAAGCCCACCAAGAATTATCGGATGGCAGCGTCAGGAGCCGAGGCCGGCCACTGTCAGAGAAAATGAAACCCGGAGAGGACCACGAATCGGCGGCGAACCGGGCGGTTATGGAAGAGCTCGGTTCGATATTGAATTCGGCAAGCAACGGCATTGTGAAGATTGTTCCGGGTTCTTATGAGAAAAGGGTGGAGGAGCGGCATTCAATGTCGTATCCGGGCTTGCCGGCGTGTTACGTGCTGCACTCGGTGGATGCTTGGGTGGAGGGCTTGCCGGAAGGTGAGTTTTGCACCGAGGAGGAGCAGGAGTATCCGAATGGCGGAGCGATGAGCATTGCCCACGAGGCTGTGTCTGTCAAGAAGCATTTTTGGAAATGGGTTAGTCTTGATTCCATAAATTAA
- the LOC126628127 gene encoding E3 ubiquitin-protein ligase RHA2A-like, whose product MEQSRNMLIKMLLSLLNLLRIIKTHYYSFMITLRDDQYHKLPGISYSDRVALQDHNNLFPEVTPSPWLVPLPVHCIAESVKNQLPTVQNRGGNTQDSDYGSHTDTCIVCMDKVEGGQRVRELSNCSHVFHKECLDAWIDEGQCTCPLCRSNLLPKNCTTPEPKGHERELDPWRAERMIYLFGDDYQLKR is encoded by the coding sequence ATGGAGCAATCAAGAAACATGCTCATCAAAATGTTACTTTCCCTTCTCAATCTCCTCAGGATCATCAAGACACACTACTACTCGTTCATGATTACTTTACGTGATGATCAATATCACAAGCTTCCCGGAATAAGTTATTCTGATCGTGTTGCGCTACAAGATCACAATAATTTATTCCCGGAAGTAACCCCTTCGCCTTGGTTGGTGCCGTTGCCGGTTCACTGTATAGCTGAATCCGTGAAGAACCAGCTCCCGACGGTGCAAAATAGAGGAGGCAACACGCAGGATTCGGATTATGGCTCGCACACCGATACGTGTATTGTGTGCATGGATAAAGTGGAAGGAGGGCAAAGGGTGAGAGAGCTTTCCAATTGTTCACATGTATTTCACAAAGAGTGCCTAGATGCTTGGATTGATGAGGGTCAGTGTACCTGTCCTCTTTGTCGATCCAATCTATTGCCAAAGAATTGTACTACTCCAGAACCAAAAGGTCATGAACGGGAGTTGGATCCATGGAGGGCGGAGAGGATGATTTACTTGTTTGGGGACGATTACCAGCTCAAGAGGTAG